One Cytophagales bacterium genomic region harbors:
- a CDS encoding acyl-CoA carboxylase subunit beta yields the protein MQEIQSKINTQSEAFKTNYRKMLVSVQKLEDLMEKSAWQGEEKYIEHARKSGKLLARERIELLLDQDSPYLDLLPLAGYGRKCFTLGGTMAAGIGLVSNKLCLIIANIATIKGGAIDYVTLQKAMRLNEIAMENRLPTIYLVESAGANLPEQAKIFNYGGTNFREITRRSKEGIPIISVVFGNSTAGGAYIPGMSDYVIMVKNQAKVFLAGPPLVKMATGEVVDDESLGGAETHSKISGVSDFLAENEQDAMRIARDIMAILKCNTAQRAMCYAPPAGGAMRSDEILGIVSEDVMKPYDVREIIARIVDGSKFLEFKPGYGTTLVTGYAYIHGHQVGIIANNGVLFSEAANKGAHFIQLCNKNDTPLLFLQNITGFMVGRKYEHGGIIKDGAKMINAVSNSTVPAITVILGASYGAGNYAMCGRAFQPRFLFSWPNSKIAVMGVEQLTGVMEIIRKQAKKTDLLKAAKGKIAKAKMTKDIEEQSSAFYATGQLWDDGVIDPRQTRNYLGMCLEVIYNSEFKGTSEFGVFRM from the coding sequence ATGCAGGAAATTCAGTCGAAGATCAACACACAATCAGAGGCATTCAAAACCAATTACAGAAAAATGCTGGTCAGCGTACAGAAGCTGGAAGACCTGATGGAGAAAAGCGCTTGGCAAGGTGAGGAGAAATATATTGAACATGCAAGGAAATCCGGTAAGCTTTTAGCACGCGAAAGAATTGAACTATTACTCGATCAGGACTCTCCCTACCTGGATCTGCTGCCTTTAGCCGGGTATGGCAGGAAATGTTTTACCCTGGGCGGGACAATGGCTGCGGGGATTGGACTTGTAAGCAACAAACTCTGTTTGATCATCGCCAATATCGCAACCATCAAAGGAGGAGCTATAGACTATGTAACTTTGCAAAAAGCCATGCGGTTAAATGAGATCGCCATGGAAAACAGGCTTCCGACAATATACCTGGTAGAATCAGCCGGGGCCAACCTGCCCGAACAAGCAAAAATATTTAACTACGGTGGAACTAATTTCAGAGAGATCACCAGGAGATCAAAAGAGGGTATTCCTATAATATCGGTAGTCTTTGGAAACAGCACAGCCGGAGGTGCCTATATTCCCGGGATGTCTGATTATGTGATCATGGTTAAGAACCAGGCAAAAGTATTCCTGGCAGGCCCTCCCCTGGTGAAAATGGCTACGGGAGAAGTGGTGGACGATGAATCATTGGGTGGTGCGGAAACACATAGCAAAATATCCGGGGTGTCTGATTTTTTAGCTGAAAATGAGCAAGATGCGATGAGAATAGCAAGAGATATCATGGCTATCTTAAAATGTAATACAGCGCAGCGCGCTATGTGCTATGCCCCGCCAGCTGGCGGGGCTATGCGTTCAGATGAAATATTGGGCATAGTATCAGAAGATGTAATGAAACCCTATGATGTAAGAGAGATCATAGCCAGGATAGTTGATGGTTCAAAATTCCTGGAATTTAAACCCGGTTACGGTACCACACTGGTCACAGGATATGCATACATCCACGGACACCAGGTCGGAATCATTGCCAATAACGGAGTTTTATTCTCTGAAGCTGCCAATAAGGGTGCGCATTTCATTCAATTATGCAATAAAAATGATACCCCTCTATTGTTTTTACAAAATATTACCGGGTTTATGGTAGGCAGGAAATATGAACATGGAGGCATTATCAAAGACGGGGCTAAAATGATCAATGCCGTTTCAAACAGTACGGTGCCAGCCATTACCGTAATCTTAGGCGCCTCTTATGGCGCTGGCAATTATGCGATGTGCGGGAGGGCTTTCCAACCACGATTTTTATTTTCATGGCCCAATTCAAAAATTGCCGTGATGGGTGTAGAGCAGCTAACAGGGGTGATGGAGATCATCCGGAAACAGGCAAAGAAAACCGACCTGCTCAAAGCTGCCAAAGGAAAGATCGCCAAAGCCAAAATGACTAAGGATATTGAGGAGCAATCAAGCGCTTTCTATGCAACCGGCCAGCTTTGGGATGATGGCGTAATAGATCCCAGGCAAACGAGAAATTACCTGGGGATGTGTCTGGAAGTAATTTATAATTCCGAATTTAAAGGGACGAGTGAGTTTGGGGTTTTTAGAATGTAA
- a CDS encoding nucleotidyltransferase domain-containing protein yields the protein MESQKTINTIKSTVSSFFPEAKVLLFGSRAREDSDNHSDYDVMVIINETLPLKEKRNWRGRINEALVEALHAPVDVLLNSEEEISIKKELPGHVVRWAIKEGVIL from the coding sequence ATGGAAAGTCAAAAAACAATAAATACGATAAAATCTACGGTCAGTTCTTTCTTCCCGGAAGCAAAAGTCCTGCTATTTGGCTCCAGGGCACGAGAAGATAGCGATAATCATAGTGACTATGATGTGATGGTAATTATTAATGAAACTTTACCATTAAAAGAGAAAAGGAACTGGAGAGGGAGGATAAACGAAGCACTTGTAGAAGCATTACATGCTCCGGTAGATGTTCTTTTGAACAGTGAAGAAGAGATATCTATTAAAAAAGAGTTGCCGGGCCATGTTGTTCGCTGGGCAATAAAAGAGGGGGTCATACTATGA
- a CDS encoding HEPN domain-containing protein: MNDNLLDYIKQWLSKAKDDLVAARRLIEIEPYILDPACFHCQQAVEKFLKAYLVFKEFNFEKTHNIKYLLVECSNFDEDFKNIDVKNINDFAVVIRYPDDALMPDLVQAEEFLQIVEQVKTLVESKINLE; the protein is encoded by the coding sequence ATGAATGATAATTTATTAGATTATATTAAACAATGGTTAAGTAAAGCAAAAGATGATTTAGTTGCTGCCCGGAGATTAATTGAAATTGAACCTTATATATTGGACCCTGCCTGTTTCCATTGTCAACAAGCCGTTGAAAAATTCCTCAAAGCATATTTAGTATTTAAAGAATTCAACTTTGAAAAAACACATAATATCAAATATTTATTAGTGGAATGTTCAAATTTTGACGAAGATTTCAAAAATATTGATGTTAAAAATATCAACGACTTTGCTGTAGTTATACGTTATCCTGATGATGCTTTAATGCCTGATTTAGTTCAAGCTGAAGAATTTCTTCAAATCGTAGAACAGGTCAAAACATTAGTTGAAAGTAAAATCAATCTTGAGTAA